The Phycisphaeraceae bacterium DNA segment GCCGAGCACATTGAGTTGCGGAATCTGCGCTCGCAGGGTCTTGTGGTCTTGGCCGCACTGGTCGGGATCTCCTGCGTCAAGTGCCGCCGCTTCGTTCAGTTCGGCATGGCTCTTCTAAGAGGCATTCGTTCGCAGGCCTCGGACCCGGGCCACTTACTCTTCGGAGGATTCCAGCGACTCCCTGAAGTGCAGCGGATGCGCACCGTTGATCATGCAGTCGACGGGGTGGTTCGCCGTCGCGTCGTCGGTCCGCGCAATCGCCGCTCTCAAGCTGTGGCCGGCAGGAAGGCGGCCATCGGTCTCCACCGTGAACGAAGTGGCGATTGGCATGC contains these protein-coding regions:
- a CDS encoding homocysteine S-methyltransferase family protein — encoded protein: MNEAAALDAGDPDQCGQDHKTLRAQIPQLNVLGGCCGTDQRHVEAMCKSVLA
- a CDS encoding homocysteine S-methyltransferase family protein, whose product is MVTEEATKDHTPPVRTLARTEADMIVALTMNTVEEALGVALAAHSAGMPIATSFTVETDGRLPAGHSLRAAIARTDDATANHPVDCMINGAHPLHFRESLESSEE